From a single Miscanthus floridulus cultivar M001 chromosome 8, ASM1932011v1, whole genome shotgun sequence genomic region:
- the LOC136468741 gene encoding uncharacterized protein encodes MAVPSFLSWSESPITFDQRDHPSHVARPGCYPLIIDPIIHKKCLTKVLMDGGSGLNTLYIDTLNAMCIPQSELCLVGSSFHGVILGAQAYPLGQIDLPITFGKRANFRSEVLTFEVADFLGSYPTIVRHPCYAKFMAISNYTYLKLKMPRPNGVITVSSAFSHAFTCDHKHFELATTVVNSFELLWLGESSAPAVLDCHKPTSLTAFRPLEETKAVGIDPTNPTKTVRIGTQHPAK; translated from the coding sequence atggccgtcccctccttcctcagctggtcagaatcgccgatcaccttcgatcagagggaccatccctcccatgtcgcaAGACCAGGATGCTATCCACTCATCATCGACCCTATCatccacaagaagtgcctcaccaaggtgctgatggatggaggtagtggcctcaacactctctacatcgacaccctcaacGCCATGTGCATTCCCCAGTCGGAACTCTGCCTAGTGGGCTCttccttccatggggtgatcctaggagcacaggcatacccactcgggcagatcgatctgcccatcacatttggcaaacgagccaacttccgctcggaggtcctgacCTTCGAAGTGgcggactttctagggtcctaccctACTATCGTGAGGcatccatgctacgccaaattcatggcgatctccaactacacctacctcaagctaaagatgccaagaccaaacggcgtcatcactgtaagtagtgccttctcgcacgccttcacatgTGACCACaagcattttgagctcgccaccaCGGTCGTCAACTCGTTCGAGCTCCTATGGCTTGGGGAGTCATCAgccccagcagtcctagactgccACAAACCGACCTCCTTGACGGCCTTCCGCCCGCTCGAGGAAACAAAGGCGGTGGGtatcgaccccaccaacccaactaagacagtgcggatcgggacccagcacccggccaaatag
- the LOC136471387 gene encoding U-box domain-containing protein 35-like — protein MFASPFSVTSSHSSEHEPVARDSSIIVAVDRDKNSQQAAKWAVDKLLTRGSMLQLVHVRVEANKDEGDAEITQLFISYRGYCARKGMHLKELILDGSDISKAIIDYASSNAITDIVVGASTKNTFIRRFRNPDVPTCLMKMAPDYCTVHVIHKAKAIQVKAAKAPAPFTTLPPKQHSQPNIESDASRTSRGDWKKTSHTSSPLASSRNSVDRLSAYAKAPSRDRPLTGARTAPQKDFDDYIDFIAPPRPSVTRSSFSDDIDFGMSMELPSIDFGESLELSSAMSMESLSCSGDVEAEMRRLRLELKQTMEMYNSACKEAVDAKQKAAQMHQMKVEESKKYQELRNAEEEALALVEMEKAKCRAALEAAEAAQKIAELEAQKRLRAEWKAKREVEDRKKATDALNKNDIRYRRYSIDDIEAATHKFDKALKIGEGGYGPVYKAVLDHTNVAIKILRPDASQGRKQFQQEIEVLSCMRHPNMVLLLGACPEYGCLVYEYMDYGSLEDRLCRQGKTLPIPWSIRFRIAADIATGLLFLHQAKPEPLVHRDLKPANILLDHNFVSKISDVGLARLVPQSAADVTQYRMTSTAGTFCYIDPEYQQTGMLTTKSDIYSLGIMLLQIITARSPMGLTHHVENAIERGAFQEILDPTVTDWPVEEALEFAKLALRCAELRKKDRPDLGKEILPELTRLRNLGHDYETSQVSSASTNCSSSAPYSFNNDDI, from the exons ATGTTCGCCTCGCCCTTCTCCGTGACCTCTTCGCACAGCAGCGAGCACGAGCCGGTTGCAAGGGACAGCTCCATCATCGTGGCCGTCGACCGGGACAAGAACAGCCAACAGGCGGCAAAATGGGCGGTGGATAAGCTCCTGACCAGGGGCAGCATGCTCCAGCTCGTCCACGTCAGGG ttgaagcaaacaaagatgagGGTGACGCAGAGATAACACAGCTATTTATATCATATAGAGGGTATTGTGCTCGTAAAGGG ATGCATCTGAAGGAGTTGATCTTGGATGGCAGTGACATCTCCAAAGCAATAATTGACTATGCCAGTAGCAATGCCATCACAGACATTGTCGTCGGCGCATCAACTAAGAATACATTCATCAG AAGGTTTAGAAATCCTGATGTCCCAACGTGCTTGATGAAGATGGCGCCTGATTATTGCACAGTACATGTCATCCACAAGGCAAAGGCCATCCAGGTGAAGGCAGCCAAAGCTCCTGCACCCTTTACTACTCTCCCTCCAAAGCAACACTCCCAACCAAACATAGAGTCTGATGCCTCAAG GACCTCAAGAGGGGACTGGAAGAAGACTTCTCATACATCGTCTCCGTTGGCAAGTAGTAGAAATTCAGTGGACCGGTTATCTGCCTATGCAAAGGCCCCGTCGAGAGACAGGCCTCTTACTGGAGCTAGGACAGCACCCCAGAAGGATTTTGACGACTACATTGATTTCATAGCACCACCGAGGCCCTCAGTGACTCGTAGCTCCTTTTCAGATGACATTGATTTCGGAATGAGCATGGAGTTGCCATCCATAGACTTTGGTGAATCCTTGGAGCTCTCCTCAGCGATGTCCATGGAAAGCCTAAGTTGTTCCGGG GATGTGGAAGCTGAAATGAGACGCCTGAGACTAGAACTGAAACAGACAATGGAGATGTATAACTCTGCATGTAAGGAAGCTGTTGATGCCAAACAGAAG GCAGCACAGATGCACCAGATGAAGGTGGAAGAGTCCAAAAAGTACCAAGAACTACGGAATGCAGAAGAGGAAGCTCTTGCGCTGGTTGAAATGGAGAAAGCAAAGTGCAGAGCTGCACTTGAGGCAGCAGAAGCTGCGCAGAAAATTGCAGAGCTCGAGGCGCAGAAGAGATTGAGAGCAGAATGGAAGGCAAAGCGGGAGGTTGAGGATAGGAAGAAAGCAACTGATGCACTGAACAAAAATGATATCCGGTACAGGAGATACTCCATTGATGACATAGAAGCTGCTACACATAAGTTTGATAAGGCGCTAAAGATAGGAGAAGGTGGATATGGACCTGTATATAAAGCAGTACTGGATCATACTAATGTCGCTATTAAAATCTTAAGACCAGATGCATCACAGGGACGGAAACAATTTCAGCAAGAG ATTGAAGTACTAAGCTGCATGCGGCATCCAAACATGGTTCTGTTGCTTGGAGCTTGCCCAGAGTATGGTTGCctggtgtatgaatacatggactATGGAAGCCTAGAGGACCGGCTCTGCAGACAAGGAAAAACATTGCCAATCCCATGGAGCATCCGCTTCAGGATCGCCGCCGACATTGCAACTGGACTTCTCTTCCTCCACCAAGCAAAGCCAGAACCACTTGTCCACCGGGACCTAAAGCCTGCCAACATCCTCCTCGACCACAACTTTGTCAGCAAGATCAGCGACGTCGGCCTTGCAAGGCTGGTGCCACAGTCCGCAGCCGATGTCACACAGTACAGGATGACATCGACGGCTGGCACCTTCTGCTACATTGACCCAGAGTACCAGCAGACTGGCATGCTCACCACCAAGTCTGACATATACTCGCTTGGCATCATGCTGCTCCAGATCATCACGGCAAGATCACCCATGGGGCTCACGCATCATGTAGAAAATGCCATAGAGAGAGGAGCCTTCCAGGAGATACTTGACCCGACGGTGACAGACTGGCCAGTGGAAGAGGCTCTGGAATTCGCGAAGCTGGCATTGCGGTGCGCAGAGCTACGGAAGAAAGACAGGCCAGATCTTGGAAAAGAAATCTTGCCAGAGCTTACCAGGCTGCGTAATCTTGGGCATGATTATGAGACTTCCCAGGTTAGCAGCGCAAGTACAAACTGTTCAAGCTCCGCACCATACAGTTTCAATAATGATGACATCTAA